A single Maniola hyperantus chromosome 11, iAphHyp1.2, whole genome shotgun sequence DNA region contains:
- the LOC117986639 gene encoding uncharacterized protein isoform X1 — MACARGLCTADKIFIFINIAFAMYSGALLATAARLAWDPSTYAWFRFLCAAQYRVSAAYVLAAGLWLAALVCLATAARAAALRAYAGGVACLAASELAYGAWMAASLAEWWGSAPEAELARRGLDLVHDLKPALLAVDRYRDVARPVYDMIEEVEREAPNNAVVIVVFCVVAMLLQIAAFVMARRLARRSEAEARAIAARGALAGERACACGAKARAASADDDSDADARDAPRAAGWRRKANLRMYTILDKIF; from the exons ATGTACAGCGGCGCGCTGCTGGCCACGGCGGCGCGGCTGGCGTGGGACCCCAGCACGTACGCGTGGTTCCGCTTCCTGTGCGCGGCGCAGTACCGCGTGTCGGCCGCCTACGTGCTGGCGGCGGGGCTGTGGCTGGCCGCGCTCGTGTGCCTGGCCAcggccgcgcgcgccgccgcgctgcgCGCCTACGCGGGCGGCGTGGCGTGCCTGGCGGCCAGCGAGCTGGCGTACGGCGCCTGGATGGCGGCCTCGCTGGCGGAGTGGTGGGGCAGCGCGCCCGAGGCCGAGCTGGCGCGCCGTGGCCTCGACCTGGTGCACGACCTCAAGCCCGCGCTGCTCGCCGTGGACCGCTACCGCGACGTGGCGCGCCCCGTCTACGACATGATCGAG GAAGTAGAGCGCGAGGCGCCCAACAACGCCGTCGTCATCGTCGTGTTCTGCGTCGTGGCCATGCTGCTGCAG ATCGCGGCGTTCGTGATGGCGCGGCGGCTGGCGCGGCGCTCGGAGGCGGAGGCGCGCGCGatcgcggcgcgcggcgcgctgGCGGGCGAGCGCGCGTGCGCGTGCGGCGCCAAGGCGCGCGCCGCCAGCGCCGACGACGACAGCGACGCGGACGCGCGcgacgcgccgcgcgccgccggcTGGCGCAGGAAGGCCAACCTGCGCATGTACACCATACTAGACAAGATTTTCTAG
- the LOC117986639 gene encoding uncharacterized protein isoform X2: MYSGALLATAARLAWDPSTYAWFRFLCAAQYRVSAAYVLAAGLWLAALVCLATAARAAALRAYAGGVACLAASELAYGAWMAASLAEWWGSAPEAELARRGLDLVHDLKPALLAVDRYRDVARPVYDMIEEVEREAPNNAVVIVVFCVVAMLLQIAAFVMARRLARRSEAEARAIAARGALAGERACACGAKARAASADDDSDADARDAPRAAGWRRKANLRMYTILDKIF, encoded by the exons ATGTACAGCGGCGCGCTGCTGGCCACGGCGGCGCGGCTGGCGTGGGACCCCAGCACGTACGCGTGGTTCCGCTTCCTGTGCGCGGCGCAGTACCGCGTGTCGGCCGCCTACGTGCTGGCGGCGGGGCTGTGGCTGGCCGCGCTCGTGTGCCTGGCCAcggccgcgcgcgccgccgcgctgcgCGCCTACGCGGGCGGCGTGGCGTGCCTGGCGGCCAGCGAGCTGGCGTACGGCGCCTGGATGGCGGCCTCGCTGGCGGAGTGGTGGGGCAGCGCGCCCGAGGCCGAGCTGGCGCGCCGTGGCCTCGACCTGGTGCACGACCTCAAGCCCGCGCTGCTCGCCGTGGACCGCTACCGCGACGTGGCGCGCCCCGTCTACGACATGATCGAG GAAGTAGAGCGCGAGGCGCCCAACAACGCCGTCGTCATCGTCGTGTTCTGCGTCGTGGCCATGCTGCTGCAG ATCGCGGCGTTCGTGATGGCGCGGCGGCTGGCGCGGCGCTCGGAGGCGGAGGCGCGCGCGatcgcggcgcgcggcgcgctgGCGGGCGAGCGCGCGTGCGCGTGCGGCGCCAAGGCGCGCGCCGCCAGCGCCGACGACGACAGCGACGCGGACGCGCGcgacgcgccgcgcgccgccggcTGGCGCAGGAAGGCCAACCTGCGCATGTACACCATACTAGACAAGATTTTCTAG